One part of the Treponema sp. OMZ 787 genome encodes these proteins:
- the cobT gene encoding nicotinate-nucleotide--dimethylbenzimidazole phosphoribosyltransferase: MNILENTLKSIKPVSEEEGRKAKLFWDSLAHPPGSLGELEEMTVRLAKIKGLDNLKIDKKITAVFCADNGVYAEKITSQPQITTFLLAEIMHTGRTGLGAVSKWAGSSIRVYDVGMIKTSERKDVINKKIKCGTENIAQGSAMSREDCIRMIETGIEAAFTIADEGFDIAGIGELGICNTTTTAAVLAGLCGVDPELTVGRGASTTQAMYELKIKTVKKAIEINAPKKGDAVDCILKVGGFDIAAMCGCYIGLAARGIPAVIDGYISGLAALCAVNLNPLVRDYLFASHKSEEKGAKICTAELGLEPILGMKMRLGEGSGCPFLFKMLEGAIFTMQNMGKFTETMIDGADLVDIRV, translated from the coding sequence ATGAATATTTTAGAAAACACGCTAAAATCGATTAAACCTGTTTCGGAAGAAGAGGGGAGGAAGGCTAAACTTTTTTGGGACAGTCTTGCTCATCCGCCGGGCTCTTTGGGAGAGCTTGAAGAGATGACGGTCAGGCTTGCAAAAATCAAGGGGCTTGACAACCTAAAAATCGATAAAAAAATAACGGCTGTTTTTTGTGCCGATAACGGGGTCTATGCGGAAAAAATTACCTCCCAGCCCCAGATTACCACATTCTTGCTTGCCGAGATTATGCACACCGGAAGGACGGGTTTAGGTGCCGTTTCAAAATGGGCAGGAAGCAGCATCAGGGTTTACGATGTCGGGATGATAAAAACAAGTGAACGGAAGGATGTCATCAACAAAAAGATAAAATGCGGTACAGAAAATATAGCCCAAGGCTCTGCGATGAGCAGGGAAGACTGCATCCGTATGATTGAAACCGGTATAGAGGCTGCCTTTACCATAGCCGATGAGGGCTTTGATATTGCCGGAATAGGGGAGCTCGGAATTTGCAATACTACCACAACGGCTGCTGTGCTTGCAGGCCTTTGCGGGGTAGATCCTGAGCTGACTGTCGGGCGCGGTGCTTCTACAACACAGGCGATGTATGAGCTGAAGATTAAGACCGTAAAGAAAGCTATCGAAATAAATGCTCCCAAAAAAGGGGATGCGGTAGACTGTATTTTGAAGGTTGGGGGGTTTGATATCGCGGCAATGTGCGGCTGCTACATAGGTCTTGCTGCCCGCGGAATTCCTGCCGTAATCGATGGTTATATTTCCGGCCTTGCAGCCCTCTGCGCCGTAAACTTAAATCCTCTTGTAAGGGATTACCTTTTTGCTTCTCATAAGTCGGAAGAAAAAGGGGCTAAGATATGCACGGCTGAACTTGGTCTTGAGCCTATTCTCGGCATGAAAATGAGGCTGGGCGAGGGAAGCGGATGCCCCTTTCTATTTAAGATGCTTGAAGGGGCTATTTTCACAATGCAAAATATGGGAAAATTTACCGAAACCATGATAGATGGAGCCGATTTGGTGGATATAAGAGTATAG
- a CDS encoding ATP-binding cassette domain-containing protein, whose translation MHDIKLKSISKSYSVGDEKQLVLNDLSHNFASGKISFILGPSGCGKSSLLNIIAGIDKNYSGEVLYKGETIQDYDKFRRENISFIFQDSNLIPHQNLLKNIVIALHNGIENKEELAISLLKKVGLSEHIYKKPSMLSTGERQRASIARALARNTDILLCDEPTGSLDETTKIEICDLILEVFKGKTIIFVSHDEELARIYADEILTIDNKKLKSIKEKTQSESDSQIERRAENKIKPEDSSFKNRFYINILSEKLKLFNSLQLLVIILGIFIFSIGSFKAVSYEIDQYLYGKYKADKITLSSAGMSLNALLQNIEDYNGKFKEKIYGLTLGLPSSIRLEKEKLPVFINMMQEKNKASFSEDIIAGRFPENPKEILFSKYYALKLLYTFDNLIDIKNISAGDLFNRLKELPISYKAVCKFAGKVPKDSDFYDEDLKIVGIIDDLRYISDFDEGLFFEMKKFNEDMDVSGFVAFMRNIGINLNYPFYLGEEEISDSIYVNENIYFLEEEFTKYLSKIYLSEAAYKFTYFDIFIDENLDTRKKVHTNYLLFKSIFKGSDNISLERKSYLDDIYGYKLSIIFTLIILGVIAVLSAYNGLKNLITAKRKDIGIYRSLGYTTKELKKMFIKEGLIISFFVCLASVFFFMIISLFLSEYFINLLDCSRIVNLKSLFNFDVFSLSAAFLIIILIIIISISSELKKTNIDELIR comes from the coding sequence ATGCACGATATAAAATTAAAATCAATTTCTAAAAGCTATTCCGTGGGAGATGAAAAACAGCTTGTTTTGAATGACCTTTCTCATAATTTTGCTTCGGGAAAAATAAGTTTTATTTTGGGGCCATCGGGCTGCGGAAAATCGAGCCTTTTAAATATAATTGCAGGCATAGACAAAAACTATTCCGGTGAGGTTTTGTATAAGGGTGAAACTATTCAAGACTACGATAAATTTAGACGGGAAAATATCAGCTTTATTTTTCAAGACAGTAATTTAATTCCGCATCAAAATTTATTAAAAAATATCGTAATTGCTCTCCATAACGGTATAGAAAATAAAGAAGAGCTTGCAATTAGCTTACTTAAAAAAGTCGGCCTATCCGAACATATTTATAAAAAACCTTCTATGCTTTCTACGGGCGAAAGACAGCGAGCGAGTATTGCAAGAGCTTTGGCAAGGAATACCGATATCCTGCTTTGTGATGAGCCTACAGGAAGTTTGGACGAAACAACAAAGATTGAAATCTGCGATTTAATTTTAGAAGTTTTTAAGGGCAAAACAATTATCTTTGTAAGCCATGATGAAGAATTGGCAAGGATATACGCCGATGAAATTTTAACTATCGATAATAAAAAACTAAAATCTATAAAAGAAAAAACTCAATCTGAATCCGATTCACAAATTGAACGCAGAGCTGAAAATAAAATTAAGCCGGAAGATTCAAGTTTTAAAAACAGGTTTTATATAAATATTCTATCAGAAAAATTAAAGCTTTTTAATTCGCTACAGCTTTTAGTTATTATTTTAGGAATATTTATATTTTCGATCGGCTCATTTAAGGCTGTAAGTTATGAAATAGATCAATATCTTTACGGTAAGTACAAGGCCGATAAAATTACTTTAAGCAGTGCAGGTATGAGTTTAAACGCCTTGCTTCAAAACATTGAAGACTATAACGGAAAATTTAAAGAAAAAATTTACGGTTTAACTCTAGGCTTGCCTTCAAGTATAAGACTCGAAAAAGAAAAATTACCCGTTTTTATAAATATGATGCAGGAAAAAAATAAGGCGAGCTTTTCGGAAGATATAATTGCAGGACGCTTTCCTGAAAATCCTAAAGAGATTTTATTCAGCAAATATTATGCACTTAAACTGCTTTATACTTTTGATAATCTTATTGATATTAAAAATATTTCTGCCGGCGATTTATTTAACCGCTTAAAAGAACTTCCTATTTCGTATAAAGCCGTTTGCAAATTTGCAGGGAAGGTTCCAAAGGACTCCGACTTTTACGATGAAGATTTAAAGATTGTAGGTATAATCGATGACTTAAGATACATCTCTGATTTTGATGAAGGCCTTTTTTTTGAAATGAAAAAATTTAATGAAGATATGGATGTGTCCGGTTTTGTTGCCTTTATGCGTAATATCGGAATTAATTTAAATTATCCTTTTTATTTAGGGGAAGAAGAAATCTCCGATTCGATCTATGTAAATGAAAATATTTATTTTTTGGAAGAAGAATTTACTAAATATCTAAGTAAGATTTATCTTTCTGAAGCTGCTTATAAATTTACCTATTTCGATATATTTATAGATGAAAATTTAGATACCAGAAAAAAGGTACACACTAATTACCTTTTGTTTAAGTCTATTTTTAAGGGAAGCGATAATATTTCGCTGGAAAGAAAATCATATCTTGATGATATTTACGGTTATAAATTAAGTATAATCTTTACATTAATTATTCTCGGTGTTATTGCCGTGCTTTCGGCATATAACGGCTTAAAAAATTTAATTACGGCTAAACGTAAGGATATCGGCATTTACCGCTCATTGGGTTATACAACAAAGGAATTAAAAAAGATGTTTATCAAAGAAGGATTAATTATTTCTTTTTTTGTCTGCCTTGCATCGGTTTTCTTTTTTATGATAATCAGCTTATTTTTGAGCGAGTATTTTATTAACTTATTGGATTGCAGCAGAATAGTAAATTTAAAGAGCCTTTTTAACTTTGATGTTTTTTCACTCTCTGCGGCTTTTCTTATAATCATTTTGATAATTATAATTTCGATAAGCTCTGAGCTTAAAAAAACTAATATCGATGAACTTATAAGGTAA
- a CDS encoding ATP-binding cassette domain-containing protein, whose translation MLELKNINKSYKIRAGLEQRVLKDLNIVFGDKGLVSILGRSGGGKSTILNIIGGLCSFDSGEIFYNNKKIEDYNEFRKNKIAFVFQDFNLINHLSSEDNIIAGMTDSITGSIKERKKHSVSILKSLNIGEFTKKKPIQLSGGQRQRLAIARMLAKEVDIILADEATSSLDKKNAHHIMDILKDISKKKLVIFVTHDKELAYEYSGRIISLIDGQILKDENITKDINAESGNSIKSKLSVPKKNNSYKKNTRYLPLKNLKGRAKASIRNIIIIGLIFLSILFSIFMESDYFKNYMHDIYLQEGIKTSVLDVAKEKLSDETLVEELNMQYKELPNIEHCSYTYNTRIKIAGSNYIEGLQAGKPVLSYTNLEDISSNDYFKKIITVGRFPKKADEVLMSSSGAIALLKELKIGGERLEDQFNTGKLDDKYVFSLVENAFFFVAEYRLPKIKITGLIDSTKVSEKAHTVYFINGFTNLFEIKKGGLYKHGLKLYKTDLSAEKHTELLNAFKENKKIRVNEVHQKRVSIAYNKIASFFDFSRILLILICSVSILSLISIFYTTILERKNEIRIYRSLAYTKKEVVKIFSLEIFYTSLVSAIFALIILAVVYYRLG comes from the coding sequence ATGCTTGAATTAAAAAATATAAATAAGTCATATAAGATTAGAGCCGGTTTGGAGCAAAGGGTTCTTAAAGATTTAAACATTGTTTTCGGCGATAAGGGCTTGGTAAGTATCTTAGGCAGAAGCGGAGGCGGAAAGTCTACAATTTTAAATATAATCGGCGGTTTATGTAGTTTTGATTCCGGAGAGATTTTTTATAATAATAAAAAAATTGAAGACTATAACGAGTTCAGAAAAAATAAAATAGCCTTTGTGTTTCAAGACTTTAATTTAATAAACCATTTATCAAGTGAAGATAATATTATTGCAGGTATGACTGACAGTATTACCGGTAGTATAAAAGAACGGAAAAAACATTCCGTTTCTATATTAAAAAGTTTAAACATAGGAGAGTTTACAAAAAAGAAGCCTATACAATTATCGGGAGGACAAAGACAAAGACTTGCAATTGCCCGAATGCTTGCAAAAGAGGTTGATATTATTTTGGCCGATGAAGCGACTTCAAGTTTGGATAAAAAAAATGCACACCATATAATGGATATTCTAAAAGATATCTCAAAAAAAAAGCTCGTAATCTTCGTAACACATGATAAAGAACTCGCTTATGAGTACAGCGGCAGAATTATAAGTTTAATAGACGGACAAATTCTAAAGGATGAAAATATAACCAAGGATATAAACGCAGAATCAGGAAATTCAATTAAAAGCAAATTGAGTGTGCCGAAAAAAAATAACTCGTATAAGAAAAATACACGATACTTACCTTTGAAAAATTTAAAAGGGCGGGCGAAGGCTAGTATCAGGAACATAATAATCATAGGCCTTATTTTTCTTTCTATATTGTTTTCAATTTTTATGGAATCGGATTATTTTAAGAACTATATGCATGATATCTATCTTCAAGAAGGTATCAAAACAAGTGTTTTGGATGTTGCAAAAGAAAAGCTAAGTGATGAAACTCTTGTTGAAGAATTAAATATGCAATACAAAGAGCTTCCTAATATTGAACATTGTTCCTATACATATAATACAAGAATAAAAATTGCAGGTTCAAATTATATTGAAGGTCTTCAAGCAGGAAAGCCTGTTCTTTCATATACAAATCTGGAAGATATAAGCTCTAACGATTACTTTAAGAAAATAATAACCGTCGGACGTTTCCCCAAAAAAGCTGACGAAGTTCTTATGAGTTCATCGGGTGCAATAGCCTTGCTTAAAGAGCTTAAAATCGGCGGGGAAAGATTGGAAGATCAATTTAATACAGGCAAGCTTGATGATAAGTATGTTTTTAGTCTGGTTGAAAATGCTTTTTTCTTTGTCGCAGAATACCGTTTGCCTAAGATTAAAATAACCGGCCTTATCGACAGTACAAAAGTAAGCGAAAAAGCTCACACGGTTTATTTTATAAACGGCTTTACAAATCTTTTTGAAATAAAAAAAGGCGGCTTGTACAAACACGGCCTTAAGCTATATAAAACAGATCTAAGCGCAGAAAAGCATACTGAACTTTTAAATGCCTTTAAAGAAAATAAAAAAATAAGAGTGAATGAAGTACATCAAAAACGAGTAAGTATAGCTTATAACAAGATAGCTTCTTTTTTTGACTTCTCAAGAATTTTACTTATACTGATATGCTCAGTTTCAATCTTGTCCTTAATTTCTATTTTTTACACTACTATCTTAGAAAGAAAAAACGAGATCCGGATTTACCGCTCTTTGGCCTACACCAAAAAAGAAGTCGTAAAAATCTTCTCTTTAGAAATTTTTTATACAAGCTTGGTTTCTGCAATCTTTGCCTTAATAATTTTAGCAGTTGTTTATTATAGGCTGGGGTAA